ACCCGATTGCTTGAATCGGTGTACTTGCCGGTTTTCGGACGTATTGCCGTCATTGTTTGCAGAAAGGGGATGGCTTCTCTAACGATAGGCTCATTACACGGGACGCCGGCAGCCATGCCTGCAATTGTTCAGCTTCTGTGACGAAGTCTGTGAAGAACGCCCGAGCGCTACGTACTTTGCGACCGAGATCAAGGAAATTGCGGGTCCTCGCCATTACCTGTCAGCCGCTTACGCACCGCCTCAATGATCTCACGGTGCTCCGGGCTCACCGGGCGCATGTATACATCGGCCATGGAAGAGCTCGCCGAATGCCCAAGCCAGCGCTTCATATCGGAAATCGAACAGCCTTCGCGGGATCCAAACTCGGTGGCGCCAAGGTGGCGAAGAATGTAGAATCCATCGAGGGTTTCTTTGGTCTCGCCGATGCTGGTTCGGAGGCGGTTCCACCATTGGAGTACGGAGTCGGACCTGGTATGGACCAGGGGCTTGCCATTCCGGGTCACGAACAGCGCTGAACCGCGTGGTCTCGGGTTCTCGTCAAGATATACTTTGATTGCACGCCAGACGCCGGGCGGTGTTGCGCCGTATCGGTCGATTCCGGTCTTACTGCGGCGAAGGTCGTAGCCCTGTTCGTCGATGTCATCGACGCGTATTGCCGCCAGATCACCTTGGCCGAAGCCCAAACCGATCCCCATCCAGATCATGGCCCGGCCGCGGGCATCGGCCTTGTTGTGCAGTTTCTTGAGTTGCTCCAGGGTGGGGAGCTGCTTTTGTTTTGGCGCTCGGCCGGGCGAACGGTCTACCGAATCCCAATTCCACGAGAGTTCCTGTTCGCCATATTCCTGCCGGCCGGCGCGATCCACAATCCGCTTAACGACCTGCATTTTGTGGCCGACCGTGTTGACGGAAAAGCGCTTGGCCACCAGGTACTGATTGTAGGCTTCTACATCGAGGAGGGTCAGATCGGCCAGGCGCAGTCGGCCAACGGCGCCATCGCCGTGACGGTGGTTAAGAAACGCCAGGAAGTCCTTGATGTCCTTTTTCCGGTCGGCGGCAACCTGGGGGGAGATAGTGCCCGCAACCCGATTGCCCGGCTCCGCGCGCACACG
The Candidatus Hydrogenedentota bacterium genome window above contains:
- a CDS encoding site-specific integrase, with the protein product MPKKQRFGMVSKGEAERAYHAWVAAYLGDDSERLWAFTGKNGAQRTTKDQLAANVATAPGSILHIASGLIRYEEGRVRAEPGNRVAGTISPQVAADRKKDIKDFLAFLNHRHGDGAVGRLRLADLTLLDVEAYNQYLVAKRFSVNTVGHKMQVVKRIVDRAGRQEYGEQELSWNWDSVDRSPGRAPKQKQLPTLEQLKKLHNKADARGRAMIWMGIGLGFGQGDLAAIRVDDIDEQGYDLRRSKTGIDRYGATPPGVWRAIKVYLDENPRPRGSALFVTRNGKPLVHTRSDSVLQWWNRLRTSIGETKETLDGFYILRHLGATEFGSREGCSISDMKRWLGHSASSSMADVYMRPVSPEHREIIEAVRKRLTGNGEDPQFP